The bacterium DNA segment AGTATCTGCTTTACAACGGTGGACATGTTACCTGTTTGACTTCAGAAACCTGTGCACGTCATCGAACGATGTTTCAACGCATGTCAGCACAGTTTGCACGCAACAAAAATCTTAAAAAGAACACCATTAAGCTTGTTGGACAAGGATCAATAGTCTTAAAAAATAATGGACAAGCGACCATTGCCGACAATACCGTTGTGAGTGTGCAGACCGATATGCCAACAGATATTCATGCAACACAGGTATCTTTTGATATTCAAGACAATGGTTATTTTGCAATCGGAAACAGTAGTCAAAGTGCAGTTGGTGCTGTGCTTCAGTTTGGCAACAGTTATTCAAAGGCAGTATTCAAACAGATAGCATCGATTGAAACTGATACCATTGACGGTGCGTTGCTTGTAAATGGTAAAGGAGCACGCTGTATAATTAACAATAACAGTGTTTTGGCAATTGGAGCTACTGTTAATGGAAATCGTTTGCCAACAATCAAACAGGCGGCTTTTTCAAGTTCGACCAATCTTGCTTCATTCAACTTTTCAGTTTTAAATGGTACGTTTACGGCACAACAGGCCAGTTCCTCTGCTGAAAACAGCAGTGCTGCCATTATTATTGGCCAAGATGCCAACTACCGTTGTATCGTCAATCCTGAGCAAAGTTTATTGCAGGGGGGCTGTAATATGGTACTGTTACATGACTGTATTACGCGCCACCCACTTGCGCTTTCGACCGTTGGACAGCAACAACCTGGCGGTATCAGGAATAATCTCAATATTAGCCAAACTATAATCGACTATTTTACAAAATTACCCATTAATTCTGATATTTTTTACACAAATAGTATCCAAGTCGGTCTTTTAACAACCGTATCATTGATGGATAACACGATTGCTCAGCAGACTAGTCCATTTAACTTAAACAATGCAAATACCGCACAGGAACTGTTTGAATTTCTGGCTACTACAGAAAATGATGCCTATAATAATGCTGGCACCATGATCAAGGAGGCAACGGTAGGCTTGGTAAATGGCAAAGCCGTTATTGTGTATGTTGACCAGGGCGTTATCGTACGTATTCCGGCTGAACAGGTACCTTTGGACCAGGGGCAGTCGATCGACTTTGTGAAGGTTGCTCAAACGACTGGCGTTGTAAATATCTGGATCGAAGAGGTTGATGGCCAAAGAACCTTGATACGAGTTGATGAAAAATAAAGAAACGTAAGTATAAATTTCAAAGCTTAACTTTTTTATTTTTAGAAATTTAAAAATATTTACAATAACAATTAAATTGACTTTGTTATAAATTCTTGTTTACAATGATGGTATGAAGAACTTATACCATTTTATTTTAGATGACCATTTCCGTAATCCACGCAACAGCCGTTTTTTAGATGCTGCACATATTAAACTTACTAATGTCAATCCATTGTGTGGTGATATTATTAATATTCAGACCTGTTATCATAACGGGATTTTAACCGAAATTGGCATTCAGGCTGACGGATGTGTTATTTCGGTTGCAACTGCCTCCTTACTTTCAGAACACGTATTGCAAAAGCAGATTGCTGAGATTGAAGCTATTAATGAACAGGTTATCTGTAACCTGATCGGAATGGAACTTGGACCAACGCGCCTTAAATGTGCACTAATGGGCCTGAAGGCGCTGTTGTGTACCATCAATGAGTTGAAAAAATCCTGTTGATTATGGTTTTATGGAAGATTTTTGACTTTTTTAAATCGCCGCGTAGCATAGAATTGATATTATTTGTTTAAAAAAGACATCTATGCAAACCTGTATATTTTGCAAACTTGGTTCTGATCTGGAAAAGCCACACGTGCTTTTTAAAAGCGAGCATTGCTTTGTCATCAAAGACATTGCTCCCAAAGCACCGATTCATTACCTTATCATTCCAAAACTACACATTCAAAATGTTGCTTATTTTCAAAAAGAACATGCAGCAGTGGCTGCCGATATGTTACTGATGGCAACAACAGTGGCACATGCCCTGCCAAACAAGTCCGATTTCCGCCTTATCATCAATAATGGTCAAGCGGTGGGGCAATCAGTATTTCATCTGCATATGCACCTGCTTGCAGGATTTACAACCCACAATGATATTGATTGAATATGCAAAACTGTTTTTAGCCCAAAAGCGCTTTAAATACCATCCACAAAGAGTTTGCTGTGTATACTCCAGAGGCAAATGATAAGTGCAGGTCTTTATTTTTAGTAAAATGTGCAATCAAACTTCCAACCAAAAGACCTAAAGAATAGTCGATCGGCATCAGAAGTCCTCCTAAAACCATTCCAGGATTGATCTTAAATCCTTGCACTATCCAACCGCCCAAGATTCCTACGCAGACCACTCCATAATCGAATGTTCCTGCGGTTACCAGAAGTGCTCTGGCCTGAGCTTTATATGCCCCAAGTTGTATAGAACCAAGTGCGAGCCTGCTGGTTAAAATATACATTGCAAAAGTGCAGCCGATAGCGGCTAGCCCTATTCCAAACAGTTGCATTTTCATAATGGTAATAGGACATGTTTTGGTTAACAGTTGGGCTTTCTGCCCAAATAGTACGTCAACTGCGACGCCGCCTGCCACTTCAACAAAGGTGGCGATTAAAATGATCTGCATGTAACTCATTTCAAATAAAAAAAGTGCCGGTACCATGACAAAAGTGGCAAATCGGCCCAGGGGTGCGATGCCCATGGTGCCACCAATAAGAATCATCTGATATACACAAACATAGGTGCCAACCAGAAGATAGAATCCTAATGAAAATGAAAATCCAACAAACCATGCCCACCATACAAAAAACAGTAAAAATAGTGTGCTATGTACAAGCAGCTGTGGATTTATTAACAGCATACTGTTTTTGAAACTGGTCTGATTAGTGACAGAGGTCCAATACCATTGCCAAAATATGAGAAAAAATTGTTTTATTGTAGTTGGCATGCGTTGCAGGGTTGAAAAAAATCCGGACAAAACCATTCCTGCACCGAAGGCTAAAATAAAATCTGAAGATGAAATTGCATTAAAAAATAAAAGTCTGACAGTGTCAATAACAAAATATTTTAGCATGATGCCTGTCAGCAAAGGCCGTGCAATGACAGAGCCGGTCACAAATCCAACTGAAACAAGCATAGGCAAAACGGACAGGTCAAAAACAAAGGCAGGCAATTTTATGCTTGGCAATGCAGGTAATGTAATTTTTTGAACTCCCAATAAGCTGTTAAGCCAGGCAAAAAGTCCAAAAAAGAGGCCTCCTTCAATAAGTTTTTTTTTCTGATTTTTTTGTTGATCGGCACCATCAATTGCCGTGGCAATAACTTTTCCAATCGGAAAGGTCAGTGTTTGATCGTTCAAAAATCGTTCCTTTAAAAAATGTGCAATTGCAAAACCAAATAAACCAGCGGTTAAGACAAGTCCTGCCAAAACACAAAAAAAGGTAGTTTGTGAATGTAATAACTGATCATATTGTTGAGGGTCTAAAAAATACAGAGCGGGAAAAGAAAAGCCGCACGCAGTTGCGGCAATGCCTCCAATTGAAGCGGAGCACACCACTGCAAGAATATCAGACTTTGCTGCTTTAACATACGCAGTATAGTGCAACGGAAAGCGTATAAAATAAAGTTCCAAAAAAAAATATATCATCATGATAAGCGTGGGCGCAATCCATGGCCCAATTGAGGCAGCCATTGCAATATATGCCATCACCACTGATGCGTAAAAAGACATAGCAATTGCAAAATAATAGGGAGCTGTATGTAAACTCATTTTTCCTCTCCTTTGTAAGGTACAGTACTGTTTAGCGTACCTATGCAGAAAATAAAATCAAAAAATTGAGCTTTGCAAAAAACTGATACATGGTAACCTGTATAGATATTGTAAAGTTATACGTTATGTATGAGAAGTCATGACACTTATTATTTTGCTACACATCCTTTTTGCAAGTACATTTACAACAGGAAAATTTTTAAGTTCTCAAACAAGTCCCGTATTTTTAACTGGGCTGCGTATGTTTTTGGGTGGTATCATAGTTCTGCTTTATTTATTGCTTTACAACAGAAAAAAACATAGCTATCATTTTGATCTGTCTGATCTGCCACAGTTTATTAAAATAACCTTTTTTGGTATCTATTTTAACTACATACTTCGTTTTTGGGCGCTTGCCTATTTACCATCTTCAAAAACCTGCTTTTTGTTTAATTTTCAACCATTTTTGTCTGCGCTTTATCTCTATCTTTTGTATGGACAGAGACTGACAAGAAACAAATGGATAGGCCTTTTGGTGGGATTTATTGGTATGATGCCAATGCTTGTCGGCACAACAACGGCAGAAACGGTGACCAATGAATATCTTTTTATCTCATTGCCCGAGCTTGCGGTACTTGTTTCTGTTGCAATGCACAGTTATAGTTGGATTGTGGTTCAGGATCTGGTTAAAAATAAAAAATATAATCCAGCATTTATTACCGGAACGACTATGACCACGGGTGGCGTTCTGGCGCTCTTGACGGCATTTTTTATTAATGATCTGCCACCGTTGAATCATTCAAAAGAGTTTCTGTTTTGGCTCATGTTTGTGGTGCTTGTCAGTAACGTATTTTGCCACAATCTGTACGGTCATCTGTTAAAAAAATATTCAGCAACGCTCATGGCGTTTGCATCATTCTTGACACCCATTTTTGCAGGGTTTTTAGGCTGGGCATTTTTGCATGAAACGATTTCATGGCATTTTTACGTCTCAACCATTATAGTGTTGACTGGGTTGTACGTTTTTTATAAAGATGAGCTGAATGTTGTTCAGTAATCATCTACTATAAAAAAAGGTACAGACGTGAAGCAGAGCCTCTTTTATGCTATTAGTTTAGGTTTGTGCATGCACTTCATTTGTGCTGAAAATCCTCCCTTGCCCATTACCATCAACGTGACCACCCAAAACAATGCTGCAAGTCAGAGCTCTGCGACTGCACAGAATGTGGTCTCGTTGTATCAGTGGATTACAAGTTACAGCCAGGCTCAAAAAGAGTATCTTTCAGGCATATTTCAGACGCTTGTTAATCATGTTTTTGAACATAAATTGAGGTACGCCTGTTACACGGCAGGCGGAAGTTATGTTTTTCTGTTGTGGTATTTACAGTCATTTGAGTACTTTTTAAATGATGCAACCTGCTGGCACAACTGGCCTTACGATGTTGCCGGTCAACAGCTCATGACGTATTCACAACAGGAGCTGTCACAACTGATGACACGGTCGATCAAAGAACGATATTTTGATTCACACAATCCAACCAGGCAGATTGATTGCATCGTTCATTTTTTTCAGGCAATCAAAAAAGAACGAGCAACGCTTGAACGAGGGCTTGATGTAACGTTGTGGGTCAAGCGCCTTTGGATCTCAAAGCTCCCTTTTGTCCATCTGCCCAAAAAAGAGACAATCAAAAATAAGCTGCAAAGACTTTCATTTTTAGAGAATCTTTGCAAAAACTGGTGTCTTGAGATGATGGAAAGTCAACGGTATCACAAAGATTGATGGGTGCAAACCAAGTTGCTGGTTTTTGCGATAATGGTAATCAGTAACTCCAGATACTGCGTGTATCATGCTGAAAAGTGATTTTCAAGCTGCACGTCTGAAATTTTTTCATAGTCTCAAAAAGATTGAACTTGCGTAATTTTTAAATTGTATCATCATGATAAGAATAAAAAATCACACATTATTTTAACAAGTGGGTTGTTATGAAAAAAATTCTTATCATGCTGTATATTGTAACCATTGCAAACTTCCATGTTTATTATGCATCGCAAATTTCTGAGCAGCAACATGCAGAGGCACAGAAAATTGCACAAGACGAAGAAAATAAAAAAAAATGTATACAGTATTTGGTTGACAATGAAAAGATTGTCTGCATGGATTTTCAAGCTTGGAAGACTTATATAACAAAACAGCAAAATTTTGATTCATTTATGACTCAATTTGGATATTCTTATTTTGATTTGCCGTTACATGAACAGATGGTTATAGATGTAGATAATATTTACAAAACTAATAAAGACGTATATCTAAATTTTAAATTGAACATACTGTATTTTAATAAAGTCTTATTCACCATCGTACAGCAAAATAATGAAAACCTTAAGAAACAAAATCAACAATTGAATGAAGAAAATAAGAAACTGGTTGTTTCAGTCAATGAGTTGCAAAAGGAAGTGTCGCATTCAAAAGATTTATCATATTTGCTAGCATTTAAGTTACAGCGATTGACAAGAAAAAAAGAAAAAGATTTCAAATTATGTTGCTTCGAATTGAACGTCAAGCCTTCTGTGTGGAATAAATATCTACCAAAGGAATCAAAAGGGAAGTTCAGCTTTCAGTCAGAATAGGCACCCAGACAGATTTAATTCAAAATAGAAACTTTAATCATTCGACTCATCATCAACAGCTGCACGTCAATCAAAACTAATACTTGTAATACCTTTTAACTATGCTTACTATTTGAGACAAAACTTAAACATAAAATTGACTTTTTTTGTGTTTAACGTATAATTAAAAAAATGTTTATCTGTATTTTGACTCATCAGAAAACTTATCAAAAGGTTTCCTATGCGTATATTAAAAGGCATTCTATTTTTATTTTCCACTATGCATCTATGCAATGCATCTTTTTCTGAAAAAATGAACTGTACCTATTTCCGACAACAAGCTGCTGTGTACGGTGCCATTAAAGATGAATGTGCCAATTTGCCAATGCTTGAAGAAGTGTGGCAGAATCAATATATGTCTTCAGAGGTAAAACAGCATATGTTACAAAAAATCTTCATGTGTCAGATGTTTTATCCAGAAGTATTGCTCAAGTGTGCTTGTTTGAATGCTGCCTCTTCTGTGTGCGATGCGCTTGATAAAATGGGGCAGGAAGTTATAACGCCCTCATAAAATGAGGGGCTTAGCGGCTGGGAGCAGTCTCGAAGACTGCCAGATAAAAAATATACTAAGTCGTTTTAAAATTCACCGGATTCATCGTAACCAAGAGAATCAAGTTGATTTTGATTTTTGATGTAAGCGTATATCTGTGCTTTTTCAAAACCAACAGTAGAAACAGCATAACCTCGTGCCCACAATCGTTCACCGTTAAAATTCCTTGCTCTTCCACCAAACCTTCGCGCAACAGCTATCGCACTTTTACCTTTGATAAATCCTACAACTTCTGCTACAGAATATTTTGGTGGTATGCTTATCAACATATGAACATGATCCTGAACCATGTTCCCTTTCTCTATTTTACACCCTTTTTGACTCGCCAATTCATGAAATACTCCCGCTAAAAATTTCCGTACTTTTCCATACAAAATCTTCTTCCTACATTTCGGAACAAATACTATGTGATATTTGCAGTTCCATTTCGAATGACTTAAACTTGCATATGATGATGTTGTTTGATTTTCCATTTTTAATTCCTATTGTTGGCCCGCCAAGCCCAACAATAGTTTATCATTTTTTACAACATCATCTTTTCTCTCTTGAATCCGGGGGCCGAGCCTTGACAGTCTCACCAGTCTAACTGGTGGTTTACCTATCAATCAATTAAATGAAACTATTTTTACAATCAAAAGGATACATTATGAATAAAAAATGCATACTTCTTCTTACATTGACAATGGCTGTTTTTGCTTTTTGCAAAGATGGTGAAAGTAAAGAAGAAATAGACAAGCGGATAAAAGAACGTGAAGCTATTTTTAAAGAAATTGATAGTGGATATTTTGCTGATGGTACGCCAATAATCTGGCGTACCTGCTTTACCATTGCATGTAAAGGAAACCAAAAATGGTCTAATGATGGTTCAGAGTCTTGTGATCGTCCTGAGAAAAATTATGTTCAAGGTCAATTTATCGATATTAAAGATTATGCAAAGCGGATTAATATGACCGAACAGTTATACCATCAGTGTGTCAAGAAAATGGCTGTAAAATTTGTTACTGATGCAGGTCAATTTTGTAATGAGAATATTTTGAATAATGCTGAAGGATATGAAGGATTGGTACGGTTGTGGTTGAATTATTATGATCAAGCGTTGATAAAAGAGCAGTTGCCGCTTAATAGTTCAGGATCTTATGATAGATCTTTTAGTGATAAAAGGGAAGATAATTTTTGGGATAATAAAACAGGGGTTATTGATCAGCACGATCAATCTCTTAACCCAGTGGCTGTTATCAAATTGATAGAAAATTCGAAATTTGATTTTTTAGAGAAAAGTAATGAAAGCGATAATTATAAAAAGCATGAGTGTTTGAGAAATGGAAAAACAGATCAGTTATTGAAACAGTATGTTCTTCAAGAATTGAAAGAGCGTGATATAAAGCCATATACAACTCAGGAAATTGCAAACATGGACGCAGATGAGTTAGAAAGGCGCTTTCCTTCCAATGCGCGAGGAATAACTGGCCATGACACGATGTATAAAGATTCCCCGACGCGTATTTTTTCGATTACTAATAAAAGTACGAATACACTCTTCCCGCCTGTTGTTAATATTATCACGGTCTTACAACGATTTTTTGGATTGCCACGAGTGTTTGTTAATTAAGATTCATTAATGGAAGGATTTTTATGAATTATACGAAATTATATGCGATTGTGTTTTTTAGCCAATCTATTGTGGTTACTTCTATCAAACCGAATGACATTCCACAGGATGTGGTTAATGTTGATCGAATAGATGAATTTGTTGATATGAAAGATGTTCCGAAAGAATGTGACCAACGTATAGCAACTCACAAAGCACTTTGGGATCAGATTGAAAAAGGTACATATAATAACGGACAACAGGTCAAATTTAGAGTTTTATCAACAGTTGCAGGCAGTTATGCAGACACTCGATATAATGATGCTGCACTGGCGCCGCAATATGGAAAGTATATTGAAAGTCTGGACACATCTGTTGAGAAGCAATATAGTGGGTCAAAAACTCAACCTGAAATAGATAAAATTACTGATAGATTCCTTCGTGAACTTGCAAAAATGTTTGTTGATGATGCAGGCAGGTTATGTAATCAGGAGGTTATGCAGCATCCTGCAGGACTGCCTTTTGCCGAACGCTTATGGCTTAATCGTCATGGTAAGCAGTTAGTCAAAGAGCACACAAAAGTTGTTGTGGATACAGAAAAAGCAATAGATGCCTATAATGAAAACATTCTGCAAGCTATTGCACATGCTGATCAGGCGCCGTGTAATGTGACTGTTAACGATACATTTGTTGATGATACATTTTGGCAAAGGCCTGAAATTGCAAACAATCCAGTCACAAAGTTAACAACATTGACTATCTTGTATCAAAACAATAAGATACCCTTTCAATCTTGGGTGAATGGCCAGCTAGATGAAAAGTTTAATCAGTATGTGAAAGAAGAGCTTGCTCGGCAAAACCCTAATCCATACACAGTTGAAGAGCTCAAAAACATGAGTCCAGAAGACCTTGAAGAACTTTTCCCATCGCCAGACTCTATTAATGAACGGCCAGTTAGAGTGTTTCCAGCGGACAGCAAGGATTTTCATAATCCACCCTATTTTTTATTTCCAACAGTTTCGCGCATATTACAGATATTTTTGAAAATAAAGCCTACGTTTACAGGTAATGTTGGGTTTACAAAAACTGAACCGCTTATAAAAAACGTCTTGAGGATTTAATTAGTTGTAAGCGGGGCAGGTACAAAATCATACCTGCCCCGCTTTTTTACTTTGAAAATAACATTCTTCTACTCATCACGCCAGCTGAAAAGCGTAACAATTCCGTCGATTGCGGTGATACAAAATGCAACATCACAGACAACATGCAAGACACTATCTTTAAAGCAGTTTTTAAAAAGGTAAAAAATCGAAGCCAGTGCACAGTCTTTTGCTATACGAGTAGCCTGTTTTGAATATACTGCTTTTTTCTTTTCCGCCTGGTTCAAAACGGTTTCTAATGAACTTGCAAGTTTGTCAAAAAATACAATGAGCTGTTCCGCTTCCGTTTCATTAACTGCTTCTACAGGAGTTTGATACGCTAGTCTGCAAAGTACTGTCAATGGCCCCTGTGAACCATTGGCATAGGAGATCTGATGCATAGCTTGGATATCATTCGTTTTAGATAGTTGATCAATTCTGATAAATAAAAGGTCCATGCGGTTATACACGGTCTGAGCCTGCACAATGAGGTTTTTCTGTTTTAACAAAGGGTCATGGATGGGTTCTGTTGCAAAGGTTATTTGTAATGCAAGCAGAGTAAGCAAAAGAAGATTTTTCTTAATTGTCATAATTTACACCTTATTTTTTTTGAAAAAATCATATTGATAATAACTATTTTGCCATATTTGTCAATTTTTTACAGAAGCAACCTGATATCTTCCGGAACTGGAGCTGTCATCTCAATCACTTGGCCATCGAATATAAATAAGATGGCAGAAGCATGCAGTGCTTGGCGCTTGATCAGTTCGCTTTTTTGGCCATACGTGGTATCTGCCAATATTGGATGGCCGATTGAAGCACAGTGTACCCTGATCTGATGAGTTCTGCCTGTTTTTGGAAACGCGTTGATGATGCTGTATGTGTCGCAATGTTTTACTGTTTTAAATTCTGTAACTGCAGTTCGAAAGGTGTGATCAAACTGTACATGGTGTGCTTTCATTTTCACTTTTGTCACCGGATCTCTGCCAATAAATGAGTTGATGACGCCAGATTCTGGTGTGTGGCCTTGCACGACTGCAAGATAGGTTTTATGAACCATGCGATTTGCAAAAAGCGATCCGAGCGCTGCAAGTCCGTGCATGGTACGTGCGATCAGTAAGATTCCTGAAGTATCACGGTCAAGGCGATGCACAATGCCAGGACGATTGGGCATGCCAATGCTCTGTGGAATAAGATTATATTCCAAAAGCCAATCAACCACAGAAACTTCGGCGCTTAATCGATGCGGTTTGTGGACAATCAGGCCTGCCGGTTTGTTGATAATAAAAAAATCTTTGTGTTCAAACAGTATCGAAACTGTTTTGCTTGCTTGGGCAATAAGTTCCGGTGCGGGGCGTTCGTCTTCTGGAATGGCAATCTCAATCTGTGTGCCCTGGCAAACAGGATAGCTGTTTTTTTTTATAACAACCCCATTTGCTTTTACATGTCCTAGTTGTATTATCTTTTGTAGAAAGCTGCGTGAGTACATTGGTATGCGATCTGTTAAGAAACTATCTAATCGCTGATTTAAAAAACCTTCAGGAACAGTGAGTATTATATTTTTCATTTGATTTATCTGGTTTTAAAAAGTTTTATTATTAAAAAGTACTGCAGAACTTAAAAGAATGGTATACTATCTATTCTTAGCAAATAAGAGTAGTGGTGATAAAGTAAAAGTCAAAAGTGTACGGTCTTTACCATGGAGGATTTAGTATGGATAATCCGAAAAAAATACTGAAAAAAGTGCTTGAATACTCTTCGGCTCCAACTGTTAAAGATGATACGCTGCAAAAATCTGTTTGGCAGGCATTTTTGGATATGCACCCAGTAGATATTGCCGATTTTTTATCAGAAGCCGACAAAGCAACTGTACAGAAATTATATGCATCGATGCCACACGAGTTGCAGCTGGAAGTATTTAAAGAGTTTTCTAATTCTATGAAAGCCTTTATTTTGCAAACAATGAGTGAGCATGAACAGGTGAGCGCATTCAAAACACTCTCGCCTGACGAGTTAACCGATCTGTTTGATTTTTTGTCTGACGATGATCTGAAAAAATACCTGGGACTTTTACAAAAACATGTTCGTCATCAAGTTATCTCATTATTAAAATTCTCTTCTGATTCAGCCGGTGGTGTTATGCAGACTGACGTGATTACATTGATGCAAGATTTTACGGTAGAAAAAAGTATTCAGATCTTGCAAAGACTGCACCCAAGTAAAGATATTCATACCCGTATTTTTATCGTTAATCATGCGCATAAACTTGTTGGATACATTAATTTAGAAGATCTGGTGCTCCATAAACCATCACTGCATATTAATGCTTTTATGCATGAAAACGAGGTTATTGCAAATGCGCATCAAGATCAGGAAGAGATTGCAAAAACGATGATCCATTATAATGTCACCATTGCTCCCGTGGTTGACGATGAAGGCCATTTTTTGGGTGCTATCCCTGCTGACACGCTGGTTGATGTGGTTGTTGAAGAGGCAGCAGAGGATATTCAACGTATCGGTGCGGTCATGCCGATGAAGTACCCCTATTTTGAAACCTCATTTTTGCGGATGGTCTGGGCACGGGGATATATTCTGGTTATTTTATTGATCACCGGCTCGTTTTCTACGAGTATTTTGCATTCCTATGAAGCGACGTTAAGTGCTTTTTTGATATCGTTTATTCCCATGTTGATCGGCGTTGGTGGAAATACCAGTAGCCAGTCTTCTGCGGTACTCATTCAAGGGCTTGCGGCAGGTGATATTACGACCGATCATGTGTTTAAGTTTTTGCGACGTGAGATCTCAATGGCAGTTGTGCTTTCACTGTTTTTGGCTATTGCCGGTTTTGGACGTGTCTATTTGACAGGTGGTTCGGTTCACGAGTCTCTGGTTATTAGTGGGACATTGGCATTAATTGTGGTAGTTGCAACGACACTTGGAAGCTGCACTCCACTTTTGTTGAAAAAGATGCGTATAGATCCAGCATTTTCGGCAGGACCATTTTTGGCAACCATTATGGACATTTTGGGCACTACGATCTTCTGTTACATGGTCTACTTTTTCTTAAAAAAATAGAAAAAGATTTTTTTAAAATATACTGTTTTTGACAAATTTCCTTTTTAACTTTTCTTTTGTATAATAAAAAATGTTATTCTACGCATTTTATTATTCTTACGAAGGATTGATTATGAAACGTTGTTTGTTATTATCTTCTTTGCTGAGTGTCACAACGACCATGTTTGGTAGTGAGCTATCAAGGGCTATGTGCATGGAAGATGCTTATAAAATCTGGAATGAGAGAAAAGAGAAGGAATCAGATGATGACATTATAAAATTTTTTAAGATTCAGTTAGATATGCTGGTGGATTCATTTATTTTGCCTCAGAATCTAGTTGATATTAAATACAAAGATGCCTTTAAAAATGCAGGCGTGGAACATCTTGAATTACTTCATGCACTTGGTGATCTGGATGTAAAAGACAGTCGGGCGCTCTATCAGAATACATTTAAACGAGTGCAGTATCTTATGCAGGAGATCAAAGATTCTATGCAGAATTATAAGAGCATGGATAAGAGATCGTTTAGTTTTGAAGGTCTTGTCCAGCTACAGTTTGTTGTTGAAAAGTTAAAACGAGAAGCAAAATCAATCAAATCAACAAGTTCTGTGGATGATGAGTTTGAAGAGAAGTTGTCCAAAAGTATCAGTAATTTAAAAAATAAGGTAGAAGATCTATACCGCAACAATGGGGTGACTTTTTCCTGCTCCTCATTTTTGTTCAAAAGTTATACTACAAAAATAGCAGGTCTATGTTCAGTGTGTGGTGTGGCGGGCTATGCGATTATGAAACTGTATCGAAAATACAGCAGGCAAAAAACCCATGCAAAGCAAACCAAAATTAAGGCGATGGTAGAGCCTGAAACAGCTTTTGTGGTCGGCTGAAAAAT contains these protein-coding regions:
- a CDS encoding HIT domain-containing protein; this translates as MQTCIFCKLGSDLEKPHVLFKSEHCFVIKDIAPKAPIHYLIIPKLHIQNVAYFQKEHAAVAADMLLMATTVAHALPNKSDFRLIINNGQAVGQSVFHLHMHLLAGFTTHNDID
- the tnpA gene encoding IS200/IS605 family transposase; the encoded protein is MENQTTSSYASLSHSKWNCKYHIVFVPKCRKKILYGKVRKFLAGVFHELASQKGCKIEKGNMVQDHVHMLISIPPKYSVAEVVGFIKGKSAIAVARRFGGRARNFNGERLWARGYAVSTVGFEKAQIYAYIKNQNQLDSLGYDESGEF
- a CDS encoding iron-sulfur cluster assembly scaffold protein; translated protein: MKNLYHFILDDHFRNPRNSRFLDAAHIKLTNVNPLCGDIINIQTCYHNGILTEIGIQADGCVISVATASLLSEHVLQKQIAEIEAINEQVICNLIGMELGPTRLKCALMGLKALLCTINELKKSC
- a CDS encoding RluA family pseudouridine synthase, whose product is MKNIILTVPEGFLNQRLDSFLTDRIPMYSRSFLQKIIQLGHVKANGVVIKKNSYPVCQGTQIEIAIPEDERPAPELIAQASKTVSILFEHKDFFIINKPAGLIVHKPHRLSAEVSVVDWLLEYNLIPQSIGMPNRPGIVHRLDRDTSGILLIARTMHGLAALGSLFANRMVHKTYLAVVQGHTPESGVINSFIGRDPVTKVKMKAHHVQFDHTFRTAVTEFKTVKHCDTYSIINAFPKTGRTHQIRVHCASIGHPILADTTYGQKSELIKRQALHASAILFIFDGQVIEMTAPVPEDIRLLL
- the mgtE gene encoding magnesium transporter, producing the protein MDNPKKILKKVLEYSSAPTVKDDTLQKSVWQAFLDMHPVDIADFLSEADKATVQKLYASMPHELQLEVFKEFSNSMKAFILQTMSEHEQVSAFKTLSPDELTDLFDFLSDDDLKKYLGLLQKHVRHQVISLLKFSSDSAGGVMQTDVITLMQDFTVEKSIQILQRLHPSKDIHTRIFIVNHAHKLVGYINLEDLVLHKPSLHINAFMHENEVIANAHQDQEEIAKTMIHYNVTIAPVVDDEGHFLGAIPADTLVDVVVEEAAEDIQRIGAVMPMKYPYFETSFLRMVWARGYILVILLITGSFSTSILHSYEATLSAFLISFIPMLIGVGGNTSSQSSAVLIQGLAAGDITTDHVFKFLRREISMAVVLSLFLAIAGFGRVYLTGGSVHESLVISGTLALIVVVATTLGSCTPLLLKKMRIDPAFSAGPFLATIMDILGTTIFCYMVYFFLKK
- a CDS encoding DMT family transporter; translated protein: MTLIILLHILFASTFTTGKFLSSQTSPVFLTGLRMFLGGIIVLLYLLLYNRKKHSYHFDLSDLPQFIKITFFGIYFNYILRFWALAYLPSSKTCFLFNFQPFLSALYLYLLYGQRLTRNKWIGLLVGFIGMMPMLVGTTTAETVTNEYLFISLPELAVLVSVAMHSYSWIVVQDLVKNKKYNPAFITGTTMTTGGVLALLTAFFINDLPPLNHSKEFLFWLMFVVLVSNVFCHNLYGHLLKKYSATLMAFASFLTPIFAGFLGWAFLHETISWHFYVSTIIVLTGLYVFYKDELNVVQ